In a genomic window of Ipomoea triloba cultivar NCNSP0323 chromosome 3, ASM357664v1:
- the LOC116012960 gene encoding replication protein A 70 kDa DNA-binding subunit A-like, with protein MEGLVLIPDVTTELPRWRCKVVVVKKLNTQESRRTPGKKYKPIILEDEAGNKVQAMLYDKDIDGTVDKRLEVSSTYIISNASVKAVVGFTNLPDPKYMNIWNITRSTMIQKLSPDEAIDISGHVQAHLSPFHHIFDYFLSRRPISIMAIVIYKLPRQIVVTKNGEQNVHDFVVMNEELKPIMLTLWGTFAVNQGVQLELQLRQGKFPIILAEGLNVNAFQGLSLSTLYNTSIEVDPVGHVAKVLNDWKDKNSELIYKEIVDKTYLDSLLALGDPIRQRKTCLSSVETGFEQKPIAWVRGKIRLLKRDGFDYYVGCNYCNKIVHSTEGLQLQCMNCGQTDGITVKRYKVDIEIFDNVGSVRATMFNHEVHRLLLLTSSNIPTCENDGAMLQQTLDNLGLVFALKKNTIFSEQSTNYTVACLCNDVQLDLADSNDGLFRQSLMLGNPTKRRLDFSQLSGDSVDDSQASSPPNDKGKKPKIG; from the exons ATGGAGGGACTAGTGTTGATACCTGATGTTACTACTGAGTTACCACGATGGCGGTGCAAAGTTGTAGTGGTAAAAAAACTTAATACACAAGAATCAAGGAGAACACCAGGAAAGAAATATAAACCCATAATATTGGAGGATGAGGCt GGTAACAAAGTGCAAGCAATGTTGTATGACAAAGACATTGATGGGACGGTTGATAAAAGACTCGAGGTGTCTtctacatatattatatctaaTGCATCGGTTAAAGCTGTCGTAGGTTTTACAAATTTACCTGATCCAAAGTACATGAATATTTGGAATATAACGAGGAGTACTATGATTCAAAAACTTAGTCCTGATGAGGCAATTGACATATCTGGACATGTCCAGGCTCATCTGAGCCCATTTCACCATatttttgactattttttatctCGCCGACCAATAA GCATTATGGCGATTGTTATATACAAGTTACCACGCCAAATTGTGGTGACCAAAAATGGCGAACAAAATGTTCATGATTTTGTTGTCATGAACGAAGA ATTGAAGCCTATTATGCTAACACTTTGGGGAACGTTTGCTGTAAACCAAGGGGTTCAACTTGAATTACAACTTCGGCAAGGGAAATTCCCCATTATACTTGCTGAAGGATTGAACGTTAATGCATTCCAAG ggTTGTCACTGAGTACACTATATAACACATCAATTGAAGTTGATCCTGTTGGCCACGTTGCAAAAGTCCTTAATGATTG GAAGGACAAAAACTCTGAACTCATCTACAAGGAAATTGTAGATAAGACTTACCTTGATTCATTGCTTGCATTGGGAGACCCTATAAGGCAACGAAAAACATGCCTTTCATCTGTTGAAACTGGATTTGAACAA AAACCAATTGCATGGGTGAGAGGCAAAATTAGATTGCTTAAGCGTGATGGTTTCGACTACTACGTTGGTTGCAATTACTGCAACAAAATAGTCCACTCAACTGAAGGCTTACAACTCCAATGCATGAACTGTGGACAAACTGATGGCATCACTGTCAAAag GTATAAGGTGGACATAGAAATATTTGATAACGTTGGAAGTGTACGCGCAACAATGTTTAATCATGAGGTGCACCGACTATTGTTACTGACGTCGTCCAACATACCTACCTGCGAAAACGATGGTGCTATGCTCCAACAAACACTCGATAATCTTGGGCTTGTGTTTGCTCTCAAGAAAAACACCATATTCAGTGAACAAAGCACAAATTATACAGTAGCGTGTCTGTGCAACGATGTACAGCTAGACTTAGCTGACTCAAACGATGGTTTGTTTAGGCAATCGTTGATGCTAGGAAATCCCACGAAAAGAAGGCTTGATTTTAGCCAATTATCGGGAGACAGTGTAGACGATTCGCAAGCAAGCAGTCCACCAAATGATAAAGGGAAAAAGCCTAAAATTGGTTGA